The following nucleotide sequence is from Triticum dicoccoides isolate Atlit2015 ecotype Zavitan chromosome 7B, WEW_v2.0, whole genome shotgun sequence.
TTAAGGTAGTGGTGCTACACGATGGGAGTCATAGTTTCCCTCTCTTGGGCATTAAGAAGGTCTTTATTTGATGGTGGCGAGACGTTGGTGTCGTTGTCGACGTGGAATAAAGTCGTCTCGCCTCGTTCTCGTTTCGGCGATGCTTCTTCGTATGGTTGTGAGGCATGAGGAAGATGGTGTGTTCTCATATCTGATTCTTTGAGTCTGGCATTTTCTTTTGCATGTTCATCTCGGGTGCGTCGTCATGCGAAGCGCACAATGTGGTTGTACATCTTGGTCTTCCGACTCTAGTTCCAACTGATAACGGTTGCCTAGACTCAACTTCGTCAAGGAGCGTGTGAGGTTCGTGGCGATCTACATGCCCTCTCTATCGTTTTCTCTCTCCATGGTGATGATTTGCTACGCAGATGGTGGCCGCCACTATATTCTGGTTACGTTGATGACTTTCTGGTCACTCCGTTTATAAGCTCCTCGATATGCTCCACTCAGCCAGAGGACCAGATGCAACAACGAGCTTTGCTCATGACGCGTCATAGTGGATGTTGGAGAAAGAAGACTTTGGTACTCTGAAGTATTTGAATATATTTTCAATTTCTGTGAAGCCATCCTGTATATATGACCTATGGCCTTTTAGAACAAAAGACACTATATGCAAACCCGGCCcaaatatgaaaaataaaagaacCAGTAAACCGAGTGTAGCTCAGATGGTTAGATTTCTTATGGTGAAATCAACCCATCAGGATTCAAGTCGTATACTTGGCATTAGTGATCGCATTTTCTTGAATTTATTTGATTGCATTTCCTTGAATTTATTTCAGGTCATCCGGCGATANNNNNNNNNNNNNNNNNNNNNNNNNNNNNNNNNNNNNNNNNNNNNNNNNNNNNNNNNNNNNNNNNNNNNNNNNNNNNNNNNNNNNNNNNNNNNNNNNNNNNNNNNNNNNNNNNNNNNNNNNNNNNNNNNNNNNNNNNNNNNNNNNNNNNNNNNNNNNNNNNNNNNNNNNNNNNNNNNNNNNNNNNNNNNNNNNNNNNNNNNNNNNNNNNNNNNNNNNNNNNNNNNNNNNNNNNNNNNNNNNNNNNNNNNNNNNNNNNNNNNNNNNNNNNNNNNNNNNNNNNNNNNNNNNNNNNNNNNNNNNNNNNNNNNNNNNNNNNNNNNNNNNNNNNNNNNNNNNNNNNNNNNNNNNNNNNNNNNNNNNNNNNNNNNNNNNNNNNNNNNNNNNNNNNNNNNNNNNNNNNNNNNNNNNNNNNNNNNNNNNNNNNNNNNNNNNNNNNNNNNNNNNNNNNNNNCTATGAAGGTGTTtatggtgacttcgtcaatctcaaaatgACGTGTCGGCTTAGTCTCTCGAAGTGCTGACAGGGATAATGTGTGCACCCGTGCGTTATAGGGGTGAGCGTATGTATGAGCATCTGCGTCCTTAGCGTCTTAAAAAAACTAAAACAATTAACACTTTTTATAAAGAAATAAATAGAAGAGAGCGCCGCGCTCTTATATCTCGCCCTCCCATCTCTCTCTTGCCGCTACGCAGCGCTCTTATATCTCGCCTCcagaccctcctcgcctctctcacCATTCCACGCGCGCGCCCCTATTCTTGGGAGAGCCCAAactcctccctccctccccggCGTACAAACACGCGCGCGCCCCCGCCCGTGCCGGCTCATGCCCATGGAGGTCGACCTCGACCGTGCACGCGCTCTGCGCGTTCTCGGCCGAGGCGCCATGGGCACCGTCTTCCTCGTCGAGGCCGACCCGGCGCGGCCCGGCTGCGGCCGCTACGCCCTCAAGGTCTTCGACAAGCGCTCCGCCGGGCCGACCAAGCCCGACGCCGACCGCCGCGCACGGTGGGAGGTGACCCTGCTCTCCCGCCTCGCGCACCCGCACCTCCCGTCCCTCCTCGGCAGCGCTGAGACGCCCGACCTCCTCGCCTGGGCCGTCCCCTACTGCCCCGGCGGTGACCTGAACGAGCTCCGCTACTCCCTAGCTGACCGTGTCTTTTCTCCGGCCGCCATACGCTTCTACATCGCCGAGACTGTGTCCGCGCTCGCCGACCTCCACGCCTCCGGCATCGTGTACCGCGACCTCAAGCCCGAGAACGTGCTCCTCCGAGCCGACGGCCATGTTACCCTTACCGACTTCGACCTCTCGCGCCTCCTCCCGGCTTCTACCTCCTCCCCGTCAACGTCGCCTCCTCCTCAGGTGAAGCCCGTCTTCCACCACGGTCACCGCCGGGCGCGCGCCTCCGCTGCTGGCCACCACGCCAAGCGCGAGTCTTCGTCTGCGGCCGCGTCGACGCCGAAGCTGCAGCAGTTTCAGAACCTGGTTCGTTTCCTGCTGCGAAGCAACGGCGCCGCCCCCGAGCTGGCCAAGAAGACCAAGTCAGCGCGCGTGTCCCCCGTGAGCCGGAAGGCCGCATGCCTCGGCGCGGCGTGGGGCAGGTCGTACTCGTTCGTCGGCACGGAGGAGTACGTGGCGCCAGAGGTGGTGAGCGGCGACGGCCACGGGTTCGCCGTGGACTGGTGGGCCGTAGGCGTGCTCGTCTACGAGATGGCGTTCGGCCGCACGCCGTTCAAGGGCAAGAACCGCAAGGAGACGTTCCGGAACGTGCTGCACAAGGAGGTCGAGTTCCCGGGCGACACCCAGCGCCGGATGCCAGAGCTGACCGACCTCATCTCGCGGCTGCTGCAGCGGGATCCCGCGAGGCGGCTCGGGTACGCCAGCGGCGCCGACGAGATCCGGGCGCACCCGTTCTTCGCCGGGATGGCGTGGGACATGCTCGCGGAGGTGACCCGCCCGCCCTACATCCCGCCGCCAGCGGAGGACAACACAGTCGAAGACCAGGGCTTCGACGTGAGGGATTACTTCAAGAAgctccaccagccgccgccgccgccgcctccagagtcgggctcctcgtcgtcgtcgtcgtcgtcggactTCTCGTCGGTGTTCTGACTTGTATAGCTTACGTGGCCGGTCATGTGGATGTGGTAGTCGACTTGCTCCATGGTAGATTGCGGTTCCGTAACGAGCGAACCGGGTGCCTGCGCAGGCAGCGCAGACGTCGAGAACACGGGCGTGGTGGTGTAAATAATTTCGGTGTAGCGCTGGTTGAGATGCGGAAGCAATTTTGAGAGGTGCACGGTTCAGTTGAGAGTCCAAGGCCTTTCTTGCTCTGCTTCAGCCATGATGAATTCACGAGGGGGTTCTGAACTTCTGACTTTTGCTACTGCTCCATCTTGTGCGATTACTGAATCAACTACGAGTAGAATTTCTCCAGTGGTTGTTTACCGGAACCATAGACTTTGATGAAACAGTCCGATTCCCAGAGGAAATTAAATCCAGTAGTAGCAACAGTTCGATTCTCGTGGCATTTCTCACGAGTGTCGTTGGTTAGAGCCTAGTATTTACGATGATATACATTTGCTTCGATCGTACATAATTTTCTTTCTTTTAGTTAGCTCGAGCTGTTTCGAGCTGTTGGTTACTGAACCCCATGTGATCCATCACGGTTCCTGCAGGATTTTCAGTTGGCGTGCGATTTTTAAATCTGGACCTTCGATTTATCTATCCCCTTGCATAATTCGAGGCTCTGTACGTGCACGCATGGACATTATCATTCAATGATTCCTTCTCGTGTAATCAAGGAAATCACAAGGACAAATTGTTTTATCTTTCTTGGTCAAGTACAATCATACACATTTCGACATTGGTAAGTTTTTTTTTTAGGATGGAAAGGCTTTTTTTTAaacaaggcaaaagacttgccatttcatTGATTAAGGGAGGAAGTTTTAGACAGAAATCGAAAGCGGCAAATAAAAGGACTACTCTCGCGGCATTACAACACCCAAATGTTTCGCTCCAGCCATAGCCCAAAGCGATATCTCCTGCTTGATTTTGTCAATGATGGTCATGGAAGGGGCCGCTGAGTTACGAAAGACTCTAGCATTGCGCTCCGACCAAACCTCCCAAGAGATGAGCATCATGAGGGAGGCGAGCGCCTTGGGCGAGCCGAGATGGATCTGCAGGTTAGCATTCCACCATTCTCTGACCGAAGCCCTTGTCAGCCAAGTAGACGTGGTGATGTGATGCATGCGGAGCCATATGAGGACGTCATTCCAAATGCGCATGGTGTAGCGGCACTGGAAGAGCAGATGAGCCGCGGTTTCTTGGGTTTGCTTGCAAAGAGGGCATAGACCGCAATTAGGCCAACCACGGCGGCTCAAGCGGTTCGAAGTTCAAATCCTATCTTGAAGAATGAGCCAAGCAAAAAACTTGCATCGGGAGGGCGCCCACTTCGTCCACACTAAATGGACAAGGTCCGAGGTGGTGAGGCCTTCAAATTGAGCCTTGTAAGCCGAGGATGCAGAATATATCCCATCTTTGGTGAACTTCCATATAATTGAGTCTTCAACGTCGTCATCGAGGGCCACCGTTGCTAGTTTGTCCCAAAGGTTAGCAAGTTGTTAGATGTGTTCAAGGGAGAGGCCATTGGAGCTGTCAATATTCACAATCCATTGATTGTTGGTCATAACTTGCTGAATCGAGGAGTTTTTCTTGCGAGAGAGGTCGTAGAGACCGGGAGCAATGTCACAAGGGCACAATCCTCCTAGCCAAGATGAATTCCAGAACCTTGTATTCCTTCCATTTCCAACAGTGACTGTAGTGGCCGCCGCAAAGAAATGACGGTCGTCATCCGTGCACGACACTCCCATACTAATCCATGGCTTGCTCTTATCTTTCCACTCAAACCATAACCACTGAAGTCTCAGGGCCCTAGCAAAATTGTTCAGATTGAGCACTCCCAAGCCGCCCTTGTTCTTTGGTTTGCAAACGAGGTCCCAGTTTACCTTGCATTTCCCTTCGAAAACCTTGTCCGTGCCCGCCCAAAGATATGCACAGCGGATGCTATCGATTTTCTGAAGGACCTCCACCGGTATGTCAAGGGGAGTGAGATGATATATTGCGATGGCCGTTAGGACAGCCTTGACAAGAACCGTTCGGCCTGCAGCAGCCACATGTCTCCCTTGCCAAGAAGGGAGCTTGCCCGCGATCTTATCTTCAAGATGCTGGAAATGGATTCTCTTGAGACGCTTGACAGATAGAGGAAGGCCAAAATAACGCATCGGAAACAACGAACGGACCGCCGGAAAAGCATGAAGAATGTCGTCTAGATTTACACCATCACATCAAATAGGGGTAACAAGACTTTTAGCACAGTTGGTGACAAGGCCGGTCACCTCTCCAAATGAAACCAGCGTGGCAGACAGGAATTGTACATCCTCCTTAATTGGTTTGACAAAGATGGTAGTAGCATCAGCGTAAAGCGAAGCTGGAACGGTTGGGGTTGTACCATATAGAGGATGGAGATGCCCTTGGGCAATGGCCTTGCTAAGGATATGATGGAATGGATCAATGGATGTAAAGGCTTTCATGGCTAGATTTAGTAACTTAGATGACACTTATATCGTTTGCTAAAAGTCCAGCGATAAAATCAGGGGGCGAGTTCAACCACACACATGGTGGATCAGCGCACCCCTGTTGAGCTAAAAAGTGAGCAACCATGTTTGATTATGTATTACAATGTTCAATAAGAACTTTTCCGAAATCATTCAGTAACCTTCGAGATTCCTCCAGAATCGCTGCATCAATCATTTCGTGTCCAGAGTTTGAATCAATGATTCTACAATGATCAGATTGTCCATTTGGATGTAGACTGAATTGCATCCAAGTCTTAAAGCTAGTTTCCATTCGTC
It contains:
- the LOC119342217 gene encoding serine/threonine-protein kinase UCN-like, which codes for MPMEVDLDRARALRVLGRGAMGTVFLVEADPARPGCGRYALKVFDKRSAGPTKPDADRRARWEVTLLSRLAHPHLPSLLGSAETPDLLAWAVPYCPGGDLNELRYSLADRVFSPAAIRFYIAETVSALADLHASGIVYRDLKPENVLLRADGHVTLTDFDLSRLLPASTSSPSTSPPPQVKPVFHHGHRRARASAAGHHAKRESSSAAASTPKLQQFQNLVRFLLRSNGAAPELAKKTKSARVSPVSRKAACLGAAWGRSYSFVGTEEYVAPEVVSGDGHGFAVDWWAVGVLVYEMAFGRTPFKGKNRKETFRNVLHKEVEFPGDTQRRMPELTDLISRLLQRDPARRLGYASGADEIRAHPFFAGMAWDMLAEVTRPPYIPPPAEDNTVEDQGFDVRDYFKKLHQPPPPPPPESGSSSSSSSSDFSSVF